TTGAGTTCCAATGGTATGAAGTTTAAACGTGCAACGATCGGCTGATCCCCGCCATTTAAGCAAAACGCCTCGCGTTCCACTCTTATTTATTTAATCGGCTTTTGGGTCGCCAAAATCTCATCAATTTTCTTAAGTTCTTCACTAGAAAATTCAAGATTGTCCAGTGCCTTCACGTTATCAAGCAGTTGTTCCGGTCGACTGGCACCAATCAAAACGCTGGCAATTTCCGGCTCACGCAGATTCCAAGCCAAGGCCATCTCAGCCAAAGTTTGGCCACGATCAGCAGCGACCTGATACAATTTCTTAACTGTCTTAATGGTCTCTTCGACCTGTTCTTCATGAAGAAATGGACTGGCAGATTTGTGAGCCCGTGAATCAGCTGGAATCCCATTTAAATATTTGTCCGTGAGTAAACCTTGAGCCAGCGAACTAAAGCTGACCGCTGCCTTATGTTCTTTCTTCAATACCGGGAAGAGATCATTTTCGATGTGCCGGTCAAACATGTTGTAGCGGGGTTGATGAATCACAAACGGCGTGTTCAAATCCTTGAAGATCTTGGTAATCTCTTCTGTTTGTTTGCCGTCATAATTGGAAATCCCGATATAGAGCGCTTTACCTTCATGAACCAACTCATCCAAGGCAAGGGCCGTTTCTTCCAGTGGCGTGTCCGGGTCAAATCGGTGAGAATAGAAGATATCCACATAATCCAATCCCATCCGCTTCAAACTCTGATTGGCACTGGCAATAATATTCT
Above is a genomic segment from Lentilactobacillus buchneri containing:
- a CDS encoding aldo/keto reductase codes for the protein MYQASKDRYDKMVYNRVGKSGLKIPALSLGLWHNFGSVDSFENQKAIIHQAFDLGITYFDLANNYGPEPGSAEENFGRIMAEDMKPYRDEMIIASKVGYYMWPGPYGEWGSRKNIIASANQSLKRMGLDYVDIFYSHRFDPDTPLEETALALDELVHEGKALYIGISNYDGKQTEEITKIFKDLNTPFVIHQPRYNMFDRHIENDLFPVLKKEHKAAVSFSSLAQGLLTDKYLNGIPADSRAHKSASPFLHEEQVEETIKTVKKLYQVAADRGQTLAEMALAWNLREPEIASVLIGASRPEQLLDNVKALDNLEFSSEELKKIDEILATQKPIK